In Pygocentrus nattereri isolate fPygNat1 chromosome 26, fPygNat1.pri, whole genome shotgun sequence, one genomic interval encodes:
- the ilrun gene encoding protein ILRUN: protein MEGMDIDLDQELMQKFSCMGTTDKDVLISEFQRLLGFQLNPAGCAFFLDMTNWNLQAAIGAYYDFESPNINTPSMSFVEDVTIGEGESVPPDTQFTKTWRIQNTGSESWPPGVCLKYIGGDQFGHVNMVMVRSLEPQEISDVSVQMRSPANPGMYQGQWRMCTATGLFYGDVIWVILSVEVGGLLGVTQQLSSFETEFNTQPHRNVEGDFNPFASPQKNKQDANEDNLKDPGGPWVAPLDSIQQDQNGLSHNSVNITPNGLQNNLSVVTYSQGCHGPYPFGQS from the exons ATGGAGGGCATGGACATAGACCTGGACCAGGAGCTCATGCAGAAGTTCAGTTGCATGGGCACCACGGACAAAGATGTCCTCATCTCTGAATTCCAAAGACTGCTGGGCTTCCAGCTCAACCCCGCTGGCTGCGCCTTCTTCCTAGACATGACCAACTG GAATCTTCAAGCAGCAATTGGAGCTTATTATGACTTTGAGAGTCCGAACATCAACACACCATCAATGTCTTTTGTAGAAGATGTGACTATTGGAGAGGGAGAGTCCGTGCCCCCTGACACACAGTTTACAAAGACGTGGCGGATACAGAACACAG GTTCAGAGTCATGGCCCCCAGGTGTGTGCCTGAAATACATAGGAGGGGACCAGTTTGGCCATGTCAATATGGTGATGGTGCGGTCTCTGGAGCCACAGGAAATCTCAGATGTCAGTGTGCAGATGCGCAGTCCAGCTAATCCCGGCATGTACCAGGGCCAGTGGAGAATGTGCACAGCCACTGGACTCTTCTACGGAG ACGTGATCTGGGTAATACTCAGTGTGGAGGTTGGGGGTCTGCTTGGGGTCACGCAGCAGCTGTCCTCCTTCGAGACGGAATTCAACACTCAGCCACATCGTAACGTAGAGGGAGACTTCAACCCCTTTGCTTCACCACAGAAGAACAAGCAAGATGCCAACGAGGATAACCTAAAGGACCCGGGAGGCCCCTGGGTGGCCCCTCTGGACTCCATTCAGCAAGATCAAAATGGACTCTCTCACAACTCTGTAAATATTACACCAAATGGTCTCCAAAACAACTTATCGGTAGTGACTTACAGCCAG GGCTGCCATGGGCCCTACCCTTTTGGACAGTCTTAA